Below is a genomic region from Castanea sativa cultivar Marrone di Chiusa Pesio chromosome 2, ASM4071231v1.
TGCAAATGATGTAGAGAGGCCTGGAATATCAATAACACAAGCCATTGATTCATTGAGCATGCAAGCAGGGGGTGGTGAAAATCTTGAGTTTATGAATGTTGACTATAAGAATTCTGTACATAATGAGAGGGAGACGGCTTTGAAGAAAGGAGATGGTTGTACTGTGATGGAATACTTTCGTAAGATGCAATTAGAAGatccatcttttttttattcaatacaaGTTGATGATGATAATCAAATCATGAACATTTTTTGGGCTGATGCTAGATCAATAGTTGATTATGGACATTTTGGAGATGTTATATGTTTTGACACAACTTCTCGAACAAACACATACGATCGACACTTTGCTCCATTTGTTGGGGTTAATCATCACAAACAAACAATTATCTTTGGTGCGACTTTACTTTATAGTGAAACAATAGAGTCATATAAATGGttgtttgaaacttttttgAGTGCAATGTCATGGAAGCAACCAAGAACTATACTTACAGATCAGTCTACTGCAATGGCTAAAGCAATAGCTGAGGTCTTTCCTGAATCGAATCATCGTTTATGTGTATGGCATATTTATCAGGAGGCCACTATGCATTTAAGTCATGTATTTGATTCATTTCAAGAATTTGCAAATGATTTTAGTGATTGTGTGTATGGttatgaagatgaagatgaatgGCTCGTTGCATGGGATAATATGCTTGAGAAATATGCTCTTGTTGATAATAAATGGTTAGGTGGGATATTTGATGTGAAGGAGAAATGGGCCATGGTATATGGGCGGCATATGTTCACTGCTGATATGAAAAGCACCCAACGCAGTGAGTCAATGAATAATGTGTTGAAGAAATACTTGAATGTTAAACTTGATTTTGTGCATTTTTCGGGACAATACTCTAGAGTTTTGGCTGATAAGCGACATCAAGAACTACAAGCAGAGTTCAAAATGAGGCGAACAAAACCTGTTTTACGAGTTGATTTAGAGATGTTGGGACATGCTGTAGAGTTTTACACCCCAGAAATATTCCCAATGTTTCAAGATGAATATTTGAAGATGGGGGATTGTAAAATTTATAGGGTTAGTAAATCTGATACTATCAAAGAATACAAAGTCACGTATAGGGAGAGAAAACAGGAGCACCTAGTTAAATATGAAGCCTTGGCAACTATTGTGGAATGCAGTTGCATGAAGTTCAACTTCATAGGAATTCTATGTGTCCATGCTTTGAAAGTTTTTGACAAGAAAAATATTAGGAGACTTCCAGCCCATTATATATTGAAAAGATGGACAAAAGATGCAAAGGTAGGTTCTATCAAGGACTATCGTGGCATTTATATTAAAGGTAATACTCAAGAATCGATAGGAAAGCGCTACTCTCATTTGAGTCATAAATTTCGTGAAATTTCCACACTTGCAGCAGAGAGTGAGATGATGTATGAACATGCCAAAagatgttttgaaaatttattgaaagATTTGCAAGAG
It encodes:
- the LOC142625658 gene encoding protein FAR1-RELATED SEQUENCE 5-like, which translates into the protein MDSSQSSVLENDLSVVIVDQHEKAQVEPTHGSPSRSNTPSRHDKQNVEVSKVGMKFDCDDSAYEFYKEYAQRIGFSVRKQFVKRAKTGQLKRRTFCCSKEGERSVDKRREQVSFRRPVSRVGCLAQMTCQLQKDGMLEVVSFHEQHNHELASSPIKHMSRSKREIAPAQKAIANDVERPGISITQAIDSLSMQAGGGENLEFMNVDYKNSVHNERETALKKGDGCTVMEYFRKMQLEDPSFFYSIQVDDDNQIMNIFWADARSIVDYGHFGDVICFDTTSRTNTYDRHFAPFVGVNHHKQTIIFGATLLYSETIESYKWLFETFLSAMSWKQPRTILTDQSTAMAKAIAEVFPESNHRLCVWHIYQEATMHLSHVFDSFQEFANDFSDCVYGYEDEDEWLVAWDNMLEKYALVDNKWLGGIFDVKEKWAMVYGRHMFTADMKSTQRSESMNNVLKKYLNVKLDFVHFSGQYSRVLADKRHQELQAEFKMRRTKPVLRVDLEMLGHAVEFYTPEIFPMFQDEYLKMGDCKIYRVSKSDTIKEYKVTYRERKQEHLVKYEALATIVECSCMKFNFIGILCVHALKVFDKKNIRRLPAHYILKRWTKDAKVGSIKDYRGIYIKGNTQESIGKRYSHLSHKFREISTLAAESEMMYEHAKRCFENLLKDLQEMRKKCYSESMEGCVKVHGEAIHADVLQSNSGFDSHKDITSQDYVVGHYFQYLYGLNQVSSPPDVIQEEHHIGNNSK